Proteins found in one Streptococcus iniae genomic segment:
- a CDS encoding alpha-galactosidase: MPIHINQEKQEFHLYNDDISYIVAILPNGQVGHHYFGKRVHLEDSFAYLQERDYRSLTVYPSESDPTFSLQHTRQEYPSFGTGDFANPAFTIKAVDGSRLSEFIYKGHQLQKGKPVLDGLPSTYVESDEEATTLILHLEDQVTKTKLDLVYSIYENRPVIARHVRFEQIGKQAISIERLMSASLDFQDSDYDWIHLDGAWGRERHLVRSPLRQGCQSIYSLKGTSSSEHNPFVAIVRPHTTEHQGQAMGFSLVYSGNFLAQLDLSPYQQARLTMGIHPEGFEWLLQEGESLTSPELVMVYSDQGLNGMSQTFHCLYGERLVRGPWRDKERPILLNNWEAMTFDFDENRIVSLAKEAARLGVELFVMDDGWFGKRNNDRAGLGDWTVNVEKLPKGLTGVIDAVHGMGMKFGLWIEPEMVNKDSDLFREHPDWIFHHPTRNQSHGRFQYTLNMAHEEVYQNIYQQIHKLLSEHAIDYIKWDMNRYMAEVYSVFHAADQQGKLYHQYILNIYRLYEALTSAFPEILFESCSSGGSRFDPGMLYYAPQTWTSDNSDALERMTIQYGTSFVYPLSSMGCHVSESPNQQVGRCTPLATRANVAYFGSFGYELDLTLLNQAEKKAIAKQIDFYKANRVIFQKGLFTRLVSPFETNYLAWQVLSADGKKGFIAFYRQLIACNEVSYRLYLKGLDQDAKYLINGSSYYYGSSLMHAGLVIAKTDFEDGLKDFSSLLISIEKVD; the protein is encoded by the coding sequence ATGCCAATTCATATCAATCAGGAAAAACAGGAATTTCATCTTTATAACGATGACATTAGCTATATTGTAGCCATTTTACCCAATGGACAAGTAGGCCATCACTATTTCGGGAAAAGGGTACACTTAGAAGATTCATTTGCCTATCTGCAAGAGCGCGACTACCGTTCTCTAACAGTATACCCGTCTGAGTCAGATCCAACCTTTAGCTTGCAACACACCCGGCAAGAGTATCCTTCATTTGGCACGGGCGATTTTGCCAATCCAGCTTTTACCATCAAAGCAGTTGATGGCAGCCGCCTATCAGAATTTATCTATAAAGGCCATCAGCTTCAAAAAGGAAAGCCGGTTTTGGATGGTTTGCCCTCAACCTATGTTGAATCTGATGAAGAAGCAACGACTCTAATCTTACATTTAGAAGATCAAGTTACCAAAACGAAACTTGATCTTGTTTATAGCATTTATGAAAACCGACCTGTCATAGCACGTCATGTCAGGTTTGAACAAATTGGCAAGCAAGCTATTTCTATTGAACGGCTTATGTCAGCGAGTCTAGATTTTCAAGATAGTGATTATGACTGGATACATTTAGATGGTGCCTGGGGCAGGGAGCGTCACTTGGTTCGAAGTCCCTTAAGACAAGGCTGTCAGTCAATCTATAGCTTAAAAGGGACCAGCAGTTCGGAACACAATCCATTTGTAGCTATAGTAAGGCCTCACACGACTGAGCATCAGGGACAAGCTATGGGCTTTTCGCTGGTCTATAGTGGGAATTTTTTAGCGCAGCTAGACCTCAGTCCCTATCAACAGGCCAGATTAACCATGGGAATTCACCCAGAAGGTTTTGAATGGCTATTGCAAGAGGGAGAAAGTCTGACAAGTCCGGAATTAGTCATGGTTTATAGCGATCAAGGCTTAAATGGCATGAGTCAGACCTTCCACTGTTTATATGGCGAGCGACTCGTTCGAGGTCCTTGGCGAGATAAGGAGAGGCCTATTCTTCTCAATAACTGGGAGGCTATGACCTTTGATTTTGATGAAAACCGAATTGTATCACTTGCAAAAGAAGCAGCAAGACTAGGTGTTGAGTTGTTTGTGATGGATGATGGGTGGTTTGGTAAACGAAACAATGATAGAGCAGGACTAGGTGATTGGACAGTTAATGTTGAAAAGTTACCTAAGGGCTTAACGGGCGTTATCGATGCTGTTCATGGCATGGGCATGAAGTTTGGTCTCTGGATAGAACCTGAAATGGTCAACAAAGACAGCGACTTGTTTCGAGAGCACCCAGACTGGATATTTCATCATCCAACTAGAAATCAATCACATGGACGTTTCCAATATACCCTAAACATGGCCCATGAAGAGGTCTATCAAAATATTTACCAACAAATTCATAAGCTACTGTCTGAACATGCTATTGATTACATCAAATGGGATATGAACCGGTATATGGCAGAAGTTTACAGTGTTTTTCACGCAGCTGATCAGCAAGGCAAATTATACCACCAGTACATTCTCAATATTTATCGTCTCTATGAGGCTTTAACCAGTGCTTTTCCAGAAATTCTTTTCGAATCATGTTCTAGTGGAGGTTCCCGCTTTGACCCTGGTATGCTTTATTACGCTCCACAAACGTGGACCAGTGACAACTCTGATGCTCTTGAAAGAATGACCATTCAGTATGGAACAAGTTTTGTATACCCCTTATCCAGCATGGGCTGTCACGTGTCAGAATCTCCAAACCAACAAGTTGGACGTTGTACACCCTTAGCAACGCGGGCAAATGTGGCCTACTTTGGCAGTTTTGGGTATGAACTGGATTTGACTCTTCTTAATCAAGCTGAAAAAAAGGCTATCGCTAAGCAAATTGATTTTTACAAGGCCAACAGAGTGATTTTCCAAAAAGGGCTCTTCACGCGCCTGGTTAGTCCATTTGAGACGAATTATCTGGCTTGGCAGGTATTGTCGGCAGATGGAAAAAAAGGCTTCATAGCTTTTTATCGCCAGTTAATTGCCTGCAATGAAGTCAGTTATCGCCTTTACCTAAAAGGTTTAGACCAAGATGCCAAGTACCTGATTAATGGCAGCAGCTATTATTATGGTTCAAGTTTAATGCATGCAGGACTTGTCATAGCTAAAACCGATTTTGAAGATGGGCTAAAAGACTTTAGTTCATTACTTATCAGCATTGAAAAAGTGGACTAA
- a CDS encoding M14 family zinc carboxypeptidase, producing MTFTISHKSSADKVIKGLSASCMLLCTLALSQYVKAEEVIPADATASTVLATDSSKIPVIPAATDSSVPTVEAKNDLLTGPVTDTSQPKTTDVTKPVTDTRHDTPADSHLPSSTSPVTKTKPTEAAPLTSPINTGSQTVYMDKVTEISIDLPSAKAVTWTIENLPTNVYDIKSGQFSGDALISVQEQAKGAGIEYKISIKPLFGDDLSLRWPSNVRRTYRDYMKSYLLKGVDEAGQVIATKELDLRPYQDYKTHDELLKEISDIEHHHASDRLVTVETIGKSALNNDIKMGIIAKDQASIDAYLNQTTPAMLMTPDQALKLLGQGKFDYKLPILINNTHADEQPGIDIVRGLFKTFATQAMITYDTVDAQKKPQKVAIDISALLEKVILLFNFTENPDGDIANTRALNNGLDPNRDAGYQTNPETRAIVEQINKWNPIAVFDIHGFVKAFLIEPCTPPHDPNFEYDLFADNMVATARQMGNAGITNSKYDKYIIPKFDYGSGWDDSFSGYTAVYALYQGILGFTIEIPETNQESYDAGFYAVLAGINFSLQNQKELMAKRLAFYSRGIHKVEAEAAEKELVTADGSVKGRVKDGRAHFFPDYYVIPMELSENNDIDQAFKMIDYFRRNGVILNALTQDHAGFKKGDLVIDMAQAKRGFANHVLYKGSNESEWEAMYAELVMNFPAMRGFKATAVFQPNLFAGNLGAVTLSSAPRTSITENAPYYVIANNSLAAVQAVNEAIKSGKTVYLTTDGYVVDSATFRRMIVNYPLYAQTLNKRPVGKHLKALTIFAPGNPNASLGFKSPSEVSLALQQMGFTVVTSLEQADVLVLDNDQFDKDVLGKKPTIIIGGAAMTQLEKLGLISGFDAAMTDEKNGSSYEGLMRIELDDQSPYTSGYALKSLFYSNSGTWIESIPASFRKLAAISEKDFYISGWWPKHEGLAKKMVAVSGDYNGHPILIFAGNPTNKTHSINFYRWVSNAIYGTELANFEAIPMPTPSPQKPVQLAVNRLIHANDHSLNHIATEANTLVEVKYPEQKTAKNEIKAKAKTETGKAAKDTDLKKTSAADKQVLAKSDKKSETNKMQYGLIITGLLVIAGGSFVALKAKNKN from the coding sequence ATGACTTTTACAATTAGTCATAAATCTTCTGCTGATAAAGTGATTAAAGGTTTATCAGCATCTTGCATGTTACTTTGTACGCTTGCTCTGTCCCAATATGTAAAGGCAGAAGAAGTAATCCCAGCTGATGCTACGGCATCAACTGTTCTTGCTACAGATAGTAGCAAAATCCCAGTAATTCCTGCAGCAACTGATAGTTCCGTTCCTACAGTTGAAGCAAAAAATGACCTGCTAACAGGGCCTGTTACTGACACAAGTCAGCCTAAAACTACAGATGTGACAAAGCCTGTTACTGACACAAGGCATGACACTCCTGCAGACAGCCACTTGCCATCATCAACAAGTCCTGTGACCAAAACAAAGCCAACAGAAGCAGCCCCTCTCACAAGTCCAATTAATACTGGCTCACAAACGGTTTACATGGATAAGGTAACAGAAATTTCCATTGATTTACCAAGTGCAAAAGCAGTGACTTGGACCATTGAAAACCTTCCAACAAACGTTTATGACATTAAAAGTGGTCAGTTTTCAGGTGATGCGTTAATAAGTGTCCAAGAGCAAGCAAAAGGTGCGGGCATTGAATATAAAATAAGCATCAAACCACTTTTTGGTGACGATTTAAGTTTGAGGTGGCCAAGCAATGTTCGTAGGACTTACCGTGACTACATGAAGTCTTACCTGCTTAAAGGTGTCGATGAAGCAGGGCAAGTTATTGCCACTAAAGAATTAGACTTGAGACCATATCAGGACTATAAAACACATGATGAATTACTAAAAGAAATTTCCGACATTGAACATCATCATGCCAGTGATCGCCTTGTTACTGTTGAAACAATTGGTAAGAGTGCTCTAAACAATGACATTAAAATGGGAATCATCGCTAAGGACCAAGCTAGTATTGATGCTTACCTTAATCAAACCACTCCTGCCATGTTAATGACGCCTGATCAAGCCTTAAAACTCTTGGGTCAAGGTAAGTTTGATTATAAATTGCCAATACTGATTAACAATACGCATGCTGATGAACAACCTGGTATTGACATTGTAAGAGGTCTCTTCAAAACTTTTGCAACACAAGCAATGATAACTTATGACACTGTTGATGCGCAAAAGAAACCACAAAAAGTGGCTATTGATATCTCAGCATTACTGGAAAAAGTTATCTTACTCTTTAACTTTACTGAAAATCCTGACGGTGATATTGCCAATACTCGGGCTTTAAATAATGGCTTGGATCCTAACCGCGATGCGGGTTACCAAACCAATCCAGAAACCAGAGCTATTGTTGAACAGATTAACAAATGGAATCCTATCGCAGTTTTTGATATACACGGTTTTGTTAAAGCCTTCTTAATTGAACCTTGCACACCACCACATGATCCTAACTTTGAATACGATTTATTTGCTGATAATATGGTGGCAACAGCACGTCAAATGGGTAATGCAGGTATTACTAATTCCAAATATGACAAATATATTATTCCTAAATTTGACTACGGTTCAGGCTGGGACGATTCCTTCTCAGGCTACACAGCAGTCTATGCCTTGTATCAAGGTATTTTAGGATTTACCATTGAAATCCCTGAAACCAATCAGGAATCTTATGATGCAGGCTTCTATGCAGTCCTTGCAGGCATCAACTTTAGTTTGCAAAATCAAAAAGAATTGATGGCTAAACGCTTAGCCTTTTACTCAAGAGGTATTCATAAAGTCGAAGCAGAAGCTGCCGAAAAAGAATTAGTGACTGCTGATGGTTCCGTTAAAGGACGTGTTAAAGATGGCAGAGCACACTTTTTCCCTGATTATTATGTCATCCCAATGGAATTATCCGAGAATAATGATATCGATCAAGCCTTTAAGATGATAGATTATTTCAGAAGAAATGGTGTTATTTTAAATGCTTTAACTCAAGATCATGCAGGCTTTAAAAAAGGTGACTTAGTCATTGATATGGCCCAAGCTAAAAGAGGATTTGCAAATCATGTCTTGTATAAAGGCTCAAATGAGTCTGAATGGGAAGCAATGTATGCTGAATTAGTCATGAATTTCCCAGCCATGCGTGGGTTTAAAGCAACTGCTGTTTTTCAACCAAATCTCTTTGCTGGCAACTTGGGAGCTGTTACCTTAAGCAGTGCTCCAAGAACAAGCATTACTGAAAATGCTCCTTATTATGTGATTGCTAATAACTCTCTAGCAGCTGTCCAAGCTGTCAATGAAGCTATTAAATCAGGAAAAACTGTCTACTTAACAACTGATGGTTATGTTGTTGATTCAGCGACCTTCCGTCGGATGATTGTCAATTACCCCCTTTATGCTCAGACCTTAAACAAACGTCCCGTTGGAAAACACTTAAAAGCTCTAACAATTTTTGCGCCAGGAAATCCTAATGCAAGCTTAGGCTTTAAATCCCCATCTGAAGTAAGCCTTGCTTTGCAACAAATGGGCTTTACAGTTGTGACAAGTCTTGAACAAGCAGATGTGCTTGTTTTAGATAATGATCAATTTGACAAAGATGTCTTAGGTAAGAAGCCTACAATCATCATAGGTGGCGCAGCTATGACACAATTAGAAAAATTAGGCTTAATTTCAGGCTTTGATGCAGCCATGACTGATGAGAAAAACGGCTCATCTTACGAAGGCTTAATGCGTATTGAATTAGATGATCAAAGCCCATACACCAGTGGTTATGCTTTGAAATCTCTATTTTATTCCAACTCAGGAACATGGATTGAGAGTATTCCAGCAAGTTTTAGAAAATTAGCTGCTATCTCAGAAAAAGATTTTTACATTTCTGGTTGGTGGCCAAAACACGAAGGGCTTGCTAAGAAAATGGTTGCTGTTAGTGGTGATTATAATGGCCATCCAATCCTTATTTTTGCAGGAAATCCAACAAATAAGACCCATAGCATTAATTTTTACCGCTGGGTCAGCAATGCCATTTATGGAACAGAATTAGCCAACTTTGAAGCCATTCCAATGCCAACACCTAGTCCGCAAAAACCGGTTCAACTTGCTGTTAACCGTCTCATTCATGCGAATGACCATTCCTTGAATCATATCGCAACAGAGGCAAATACTTTAGTTGAGGTCAAATACCCAGAACAAAAAACAGCTAAAAATGAAATCAAGGCAAAAGCAAAAACCGAAACAGGCAAAGCTGCAAAAGACACAGACCTTAAGAAAACATCTGCTGCAGACAAACAAGTGCTTGCTAAATCGGATAAAAAATCCGAAACCAATAAGATGCAATATGGTCTTATTATTACAGGGTTATTAGTAATTGCAGGTGGCAGTTTTGTGGCCTTAAAAGCTAAAAATAAGAACTAA
- a CDS encoding carbohydrate ABC transporter permease produces the protein MKKHKKYNEALWGLAFVAPTIIGLLVLNIIPIFQTLKMSFYRSGDFGKGDIFIGLENYQKMLKDPQVWQASWNTIKYTLLVVPIMVILALILASILNGKIKGKHIYRTIYFLPMVAAPAAVTMVWKWLYNTDFGLINLFLSQFGIGKVDWLYDPKVAIYAIAVIGIWSSVGYGMILILAGLQEIPRDFYEVAIIDGASPIRQFFSITLPLVSPTLFFVIVTNVISSMQVFDSIYMVESISSPAYQKTVSLVYLFYNNSFKYTDKGYGSSIVMLLLVIIMLITIIQMKVQKKWVYYG, from the coding sequence ATGAAAAAACACAAGAAATACAATGAAGCCCTATGGGGGCTCGCCTTTGTTGCTCCTACCATTATTGGCTTACTTGTTTTAAATATCATCCCAATCTTTCAAACGCTGAAAATGAGTTTTTACCGCAGTGGCGATTTTGGTAAAGGTGATATTTTTATAGGCTTAGAGAATTACCAAAAAATGCTAAAGGACCCACAGGTTTGGCAAGCCAGCTGGAATACTATTAAATATACCCTTCTTGTTGTTCCAATTATGGTTATCTTAGCCTTAATTTTAGCGAGTATTTTAAATGGCAAAATTAAAGGAAAACACATTTATCGAACCATCTACTTTTTACCAATGGTAGCTGCACCAGCAGCTGTTACCATGGTTTGGAAGTGGCTTTACAACACTGATTTTGGTTTGATTAATCTTTTCTTATCGCAGTTTGGAATTGGTAAGGTCGACTGGCTATATGACCCTAAGGTTGCCATTTATGCTATTGCTGTTATTGGAATTTGGTCCTCTGTCGGATATGGCATGATATTGATTTTAGCGGGTTTACAAGAAATTCCAAGAGATTTTTATGAAGTCGCTATTATTGATGGGGCCAGTCCCATTAGACAATTTTTTTCCATTACTTTACCACTTGTTTCACCAACTCTCTTTTTTGTTATTGTAACCAATGTGATTTCCTCTATGCAAGTCTTTGATTCAATCTATATGGTAGAATCCATTAGTAGTCCAGCTTATCAAAAAACGGTATCACTGGTTTACTTGTTTTATAACAATTCCTTCAAGTATACGGATAAAGGTTACGGGTCAAGCATTGTTATGCTTTTATTAGTCATTATTATGCTGATTACCATTATTCAAATGAAGGTTCAAAAAAAATGGGTTTATTATGGTTAG
- a CDS encoding carbohydrate ABC transporter permease has product MTKSEKIARVLTHVFLIFVALGMIVPFAWMVLTSFKTVSEATQMQPFHLLPKVFQCQNYSEVIKRNQFTILYFNTIMMMLWRIVSSVLFSAMAAYAFARLTFPGRQFLFGLVLFQMMVPPQLFVIPQYLMVNQLGMRNTIFALVFPGIVSAFGTFLLRQFFMSLPKELEEAAELDGCNIGQTFFKIMLPLAKSGLIALAIFTALFAFKDLLWPLIINSEADAATLSSALSKIQGAYQTNYPQLMAASVLAIWPMVLIYIVFQKHFIQGIASSGGKL; this is encoded by the coding sequence ATGACCAAATCAGAAAAAATAGCCAGAGTGCTAACACATGTTTTTTTAATCTTTGTCGCCTTAGGAATGATTGTTCCTTTTGCGTGGATGGTCTTAACATCTTTTAAAACAGTATCTGAAGCAACTCAGATGCAGCCTTTTCACCTCTTACCCAAGGTTTTTCAATGTCAAAATTACAGTGAAGTGATTAAGAGAAATCAGTTTACCATCCTTTATTTTAATACCATTATGATGATGCTTTGGCGCATTGTCAGTTCAGTTTTATTTAGTGCCATGGCCGCATATGCTTTTGCTCGCCTTACCTTTCCAGGACGACAGTTTCTCTTTGGACTAGTTCTCTTTCAAATGATGGTACCACCGCAACTTTTTGTGATTCCCCAATATTTAATGGTTAATCAGTTAGGCATGCGTAACACGATTTTTGCATTGGTATTTCCAGGAATTGTCTCAGCATTTGGAACCTTTTTATTGCGGCAGTTCTTTATGAGTTTGCCTAAGGAACTTGAAGAAGCAGCGGAGCTTGATGGCTGCAATATCGGGCAGACCTTTTTCAAAATTATGTTGCCCTTAGCCAAATCAGGTTTGATTGCGCTAGCCATTTTTACAGCACTCTTTGCCTTTAAAGATTTACTTTGGCCTTTAATCATTAACTCTGAGGCTGATGCAGCGACCTTGTCTAGTGCCCTTTCGAAAATTCAAGGTGCCTATCAAACCAATTACCCACAATTAATGGCAGCAAGTGTGCTAGCGATTTGGCCAATGGTGCTGATTTATATTGTCTTCCAAAAACACTTTATTCAAGGCATTGCATCATCAGGTGGGAAACTATAG
- a CDS encoding GDSL-type esterase/lipase family protein: protein MVKVHLTGDSLMARHETADQAMVTVKLFDLDLSLDIYNSAISGNTTRDLLARYDDIIGDTVSEYLFVLVGTNDAANDRNISIAEFENNLNQLIAIFESRYAQPKIHFLLPPPVDESKQFKRTNQKIDAYGLVIEKVCLEKGCKVLNLNQAFRKAASPTQPLEDILKGIKDDGLHFGEKGYEILARTIYQAL, encoded by the coding sequence ATGGTAAAGGTACATTTAACAGGTGACAGCCTTATGGCCCGTCATGAAACAGCAGATCAAGCAATGGTTACTGTGAAACTCTTTGATTTGGATTTATCTCTGGACATTTATAATTCTGCTATTTCTGGAAATACAACAAGGGATTTATTGGCTAGATATGACGATATCATCGGCGATACAGTGTCTGAGTACCTTTTTGTTCTAGTAGGGACAAACGACGCGGCTAATGACCGAAATATTTCTATCGCAGAATTTGAAAACAATCTGAACCAATTGATTGCTATTTTTGAAAGCCGTTATGCACAGCCAAAAATACATTTTCTATTGCCACCACCCGTAGATGAGAGCAAACAATTCAAACGCACCAATCAAAAGATTGATGCCTACGGACTCGTTATTGAAAAAGTCTGTCTGGAAAAAGGGTGCAAGGTCTTGAACCTCAACCAAGCCTTTCGAAAAGCCGCAAGTCCAACACAACCATTAGAAGACATCTTAAAAGGCATCAAGGATGATGGCTTACACTTTGGTGAAAAAGGCTATGAAATTTTAGCTCGGACCATCTATCAAGCTTTATAA
- a CDS encoding ABC transporter substrate-binding protein, translating to MTLKKMSLCVMVMTSLLGLSACGSDKSQEKASHSESKDGKVTISYAIWDSGQEPGIRKIADKFEEKNPKIKVDIQVVTWDNYWTMLEAGATGGSLPDTFWMHSNEIYRYGSNDMLLNLDDKIKDSKDVELSHYPKGLTAIYNIKGHQYAVPKDFDTIGLWYNKKMFDAAGIAYPDNTWDWNKLKETAKQLTKADGSQYGFLAPLINQAGYYNFVYQNGGTIITKDKKSGYDDPKTIEALKFYTSFVDEKLSPRVTDDKGAIEAVENGQVAMGYFGSWNLSTFVNSDYLRDNFDVAVLPKGVKQASLYNGLGNAISKNTKHADESWKWVEFLSSKEGQTMQAELGVAISAYNGTADVWVKSHQNFNTKAFIDMLDYAQIRPYSNATTKWEDKAYEGLKPAYMGHENIEDAAKKTAKMMNEEIAKEK from the coding sequence ATGACATTGAAAAAAATGAGCTTATGCGTTATGGTTATGACATCACTTTTGGGATTGAGTGCCTGTGGATCTGACAAAAGTCAGGAAAAAGCAAGTCATTCAGAGTCAAAAGATGGTAAGGTTACAATTTCCTATGCAATATGGGATTCAGGACAAGAACCAGGAATTCGTAAAATTGCCGATAAATTTGAAGAAAAAAATCCTAAAATCAAGGTCGACATTCAAGTGGTTACCTGGGATAATTACTGGACAATGCTTGAAGCAGGAGCTACCGGAGGCTCCCTACCAGATACCTTCTGGATGCATTCCAATGAAATCTACCGATACGGTTCAAATGATATGCTCTTGAACCTTGATGATAAGATAAAAGATAGTAAAGATGTTGAGTTGTCTCATTATCCCAAAGGTTTAACTGCTATTTATAACATCAAAGGACATCAGTACGCTGTGCCAAAAGATTTTGATACCATAGGCCTTTGGTACAACAAAAAAATGTTCGATGCAGCAGGTATTGCCTACCCGGATAATACATGGGATTGGAATAAATTAAAAGAAACAGCAAAACAATTAACCAAAGCAGACGGCAGTCAATATGGTTTTTTAGCACCCCTTATTAACCAAGCTGGATACTATAATTTTGTTTACCAAAATGGTGGAACCATTATTACCAAAGATAAAAAATCAGGTTATGATGATCCAAAAACCATTGAAGCCTTGAAATTCTACACCTCTTTTGTTGATGAGAAGTTATCACCACGGGTGACAGACGACAAAGGAGCTATTGAAGCTGTTGAAAATGGTCAAGTAGCTATGGGATATTTTGGTTCATGGAACCTTAGCACCTTTGTTAATAGTGATTATCTGCGTGACAATTTTGATGTGGCAGTCCTTCCAAAAGGTGTTAAACAGGCATCTCTTTATAATGGACTAGGCAATGCGATTTCTAAAAACACAAAACACGCTGATGAATCTTGGAAATGGGTTGAGTTCTTAAGTTCAAAAGAAGGTCAAACAATGCAAGCAGAACTTGGTGTTGCCATCTCAGCATACAATGGTACGGCAGATGTCTGGGTTAAATCACATCAAAACTTCAACACTAAAGCTTTCATTGATATGCTTGACTACGCACAAATTCGTCCTTATTCAAATGCCACAACAAAATGGGAGGATAAGGCTTATGAAGGCTTGAAGCCGGCATATATGGGACACGAAAACATTGAAGATGCGGCTAAGAAAACCGCTAAAATGATGAATGAGGAAATTGCAAAAGAAAAATAG
- a CDS encoding GNAT family N-acetyltransferase codes for MTVTIRMAKLADAAQLLAIYQPYVEETAISFEYQVPSLDIFKERLSKTLAFYPFLVVEEDNQILGYAYASPFHVREAYAWSAEVSIYLGMAARGKGLGRALYQALEDLLREMGILNLNACIASSEQENSYISKASPAFHEKSGYQLVGKFHKSGYKFGQWFDMIWMEKIIGQHDSPVKTVTSIHEVLKHLETYSKKIS; via the coding sequence ATGACAGTTACAATTCGCATGGCAAAACTAGCAGATGCAGCACAGCTATTAGCCATATACCAACCCTATGTAGAAGAAACAGCCATCTCATTTGAATATCAAGTCCCGAGTTTAGACATCTTCAAAGAAAGGCTCAGCAAAACACTGGCCTTTTACCCTTTTCTTGTGGTAGAAGAGGACAATCAGATTTTAGGCTATGCTTATGCATCCCCTTTTCATGTTAGAGAGGCCTATGCTTGGTCAGCTGAAGTTTCTATTTATCTAGGAATGGCTGCGCGTGGCAAAGGCTTAGGACGGGCCCTCTACCAAGCTTTAGAAGACTTGTTACGAGAAATGGGCATTTTAAATCTTAATGCCTGCATCGCAAGTTCAGAGCAAGAAAACAGCTATATTAGCAAGGCAAGCCCAGCTTTTCATGAAAAATCTGGTTACCAGCTAGTCGGCAAATTTCACAAGTCAGGTTATAAGTTTGGGCAATGGTTTGATATGATTTGGATGGAAAAGATAATTGGACAACATGACAGTCCTGTTAAAACAGTCACGTCTATTCATGAGGTATTGAAGCATTTGGAAACTTATTCTAAAAAGATAAGCTAG